CGGCCAAGCTGCGCATCGTCTCGTTCACGGTCCGCAACACCGCGGCGTTCGCCGGAACCATCGAGACGTCGGCCGAGGAGTTGGTGGTGCAGCAGTGGTCACGACGAACCATCGCCGAGATCACCAAGCAGCTCAAGGCCATTCGTGACCGGATGGCCGTCCCCGACGTCGACGTGGTGGTAGGTGCCGGCCACGATTGGAACGCCGCGGTGCAGAGCATCGGCTGGGACACCGGAGACATGCTGGTGCTCGGCTCGGGTGCGGCCGCCCCGAGTGCCCAGGTGTTCCTCGGCTCGGCGGCCGGCAAGATCCTGCGCCGCTCGCCGGTGCCGGTGATGATCGCGCCGAGCTACCGGCGCGGCTAGCAGTTGTCGAGCACCGCCGTCATCGCCTGCTTCTCTTTGGCCGAGACCCACAGCCCATAGGCGGCTTTCACCTCGACCTGACGGGCCACGAACTCACAGCGGAACACCGCATTGGGTGGCAGCCATCCTGCCGCGTCGCGGAACGCCTTGTCGAAGTTGGGTTGTGCGGCGACCGCGATCAGATTGCGCGGATCGTTGGCGAAGTCTTTGCGGCGCTGCGGGTCCCAGGTCCGCGCGCCCTTGTACCAGGCGTCCGACAGGGACACGAGGTGGTCGATTTGCACGGTGCCGGACGTGTCGGGCCCGCGGGTGAAGGCAATCTCGACGCCGGTGTACGGATCGTGCAGCACGCCGGTGGCGGCGTAGCACGTGCCGGGACGCACGGTCAGTTGCGCCAGGTCGCGGCGCAGGATGTCGTCGCGGGTGTTGCAGCCGTTGTGGCCGAACTCGACGTTGACGTCGTCGCTCCAGGCCTCGCCGAAGCGGTAGCGGGCGTAGTCGGTGTGGCGGTCCCAGCCTTTGACCGGCAACCCGGCCAGGAGCATGCGGGCCCGGTCGTAGCCGGCGGACTGGGCCGCAGGCGGGGCCGGTTCCTCGATGGGGTGGGCCTCCCGCATGTGGGCCAGCCCGAGCACCGCCAGCATGACCAGGATTACCGCCACCACGAGCAGGGCCGCTAATCTTCCGGTGCGCCGGCGCCGGCGGCCCGCGGGAATGACATGGCCCACGTAGCAGTTCTAGCACTTGAGCCGGTAGAGTGCTAACAAGTTTGACCAACTCGGAGGGTTTTCGTGCCTACCTATTCCTACGCGTGCACTGAGTGCGGCAATCGGTTCGACGCGGTGCAGGCCTTCAGCGACGATGCGTTGACCAGCTGCCCCAAGTGCTCCGGCAAGCTGCGCAAGCTCTTTGGCTCGGTGGGCGTGGTGTTCAAGGGCAGCGGTTTCTACCGCACCGACAACCGCGAATCGGGCAAGAGCTCGTCCAACGGCTCGCCCGCCAAGAGCTCGGAGAGCACGTCGTCGGACTCGACCTCGTCATCGAGCGCTTCGTCGTCGTCGAGTTCGTCGAGCAGCTCGAGCGCCGCCCCGGCCGCGGCTGCATCCAGCTAGCCCCCGAGTTATCCACAGGGCGACGAATACGTCGTTCCCACGCGGCCGGCGTGCGCCTACCGTGGCGCCATGGCCGAATCCCTCAACCCGCCACTGTGGCGCCGGCTGACTGCTTCCCGGCCTGACTGGACCCGAACCGTAGCCGCGCGCCGCGCTGCCGCCGCCGGATTGGTAGTCCTGGCGGCCGTTGCCGCTCTGCGTTCGGACCCCCATGGCGACTACACCGAGATCGCGGTCGCCGCCCATGACCTGTCCCCCGGCGTCGCGTTGACGGCCGCCGATATCAAGCTGGAGCGGCACAGCACGGCCACGCTGCCCGACGGCGCCCAGCGTGACGTGGCACCGGTGATCGGTGCGACGCTGACCGCCCCGGCCCGTCGCGGCGAGGTCATCACCGACGTCCGGCTGCTCGGTT
The window above is part of the Mycolicibacterium fortuitum subsp. fortuitum genome. Proteins encoded here:
- a CDS encoding HNH endonuclease family protein, with amino-acid sequence MAVILVMLAVLGLAHMREAHPIEEPAPPAAQSAGYDRARMLLAGLPVKGWDRHTDYARYRFGEAWSDDVNVEFGHNGCNTRDDILRRDLAQLTVRPGTCYAATGVLHDPYTGVEIAFTRGPDTSGTVQIDHLVSLSDAWYKGARTWDPQRRKDFANDPRNLIAVAAQPNFDKAFRDAAGWLPPNAVFRCEFVARQVEVKAAYGLWVSAKEKQAMTAVLDNC
- a CDS encoding FmdB family zinc ribbon protein, whose protein sequence is MPTYSYACTECGNRFDAVQAFSDDALTSCPKCSGKLRKLFGSVGVVFKGSGFYRTDNRESGKSSSNGSPAKSSESTSSDSTSSSSASSSSSSSSSSSAAPAAAASS
- a CDS encoding SAF domain-containing protein, which gives rise to MAESLNPPLWRRLTASRPDWTRTVAARRAAAAGLVVLAAVAALRSDPHGDYTEIAVAAHDLSPGVALTAADIKLERHSTATLPDGAQRDVAPVIGATLTAPARRGEVITDVRLLGSRLAETAAGPDARIVPVKLTDTALVDLIRPGDVVDVLTVFADQDDKEPARPVVVASGAVVVLVSEKVHGAGVGSERVVLVALPARSANEVAAISLVQAVTLTIH